The Deltaproteobacteria bacterium PRO3 genomic sequence CTTGAAAGCTCGCGAAGAAGGCCGCCTGTCCGTCGCCGAAGGGATTGGCGCTCAAGACGCCGATCCAGACCTCCCCCAACGACCGCGCCTGGGCGTAGACCGCCGCCTGGGTCAGCAACATCAGATTGCGCGCGGGCAGGTAGACCGCCTCGTCGCGCGAGGCGGCGTCCGGCACGCCCGCGCCGGTGAAGGCCCAATGCCCCGGAAACAGCTCGCCGAGCGGCGTGCGCAGGACCGCGAGCTCGCGCAGGCGGGGATGGGCCAGGGCCGCGAGCAGGCGCCGCAGCCAGTGGAGCTCGGCCTCTTCCCAGACGAAACCCGTCGCGACGTAGAGCGGAAAGACCTCCCGGCCGCGATCCAAACCCTCTTGAATCAGGACCGCGCTGTCGAGGCCGCCGCTAACCAGGACGCAGAGCCCCGCGGCCTGGGGATTTTGCTCGGAAAGCATGGTCATTCTCCAGGGCTAACACAGGCCCGACGAGACCGGCAAGCGCGGCCGCGCCGGGCCCATTGCCCGCTTGACTCGCCTCCGGGGCTGCGCGTAACGTCGGGCGATGCAAGTGAAGGGATGCACCGTCTTGATCACGGGCGCGGCCAAGCGCGTCGGCCGCGTCATCGCCCTGACCCTCGCGGCGGCGGGCGCGGACATCCTCATTCACTACAACCGCTCCGACAAGGACGCGAAGGCCCTGCAGGCCCTGATCCGCAAAAAATTCAAAAGGACGCCGGGCCTGCTGCGCGGCGACCTCGCCAAATTCTCCGAATTGAAACGCCTGGCCGAGGAGGCCTGGAAGCTCCGCAAGAAGGTGGACGTCCTCGTCAACAATGCCTCCACCTTCTATCCCACGCCGCTCGGCAAGGTGAGCGAGGCGCAGTGGGAAGACCTCTTCAACGTCAACGCCCGCGCACCCTTTTTCTTGAGCGAGGCCCTGGGCCTCAAGATGAAAAAGCGCGGCAAGGGCAAGATCGTCAACATCGCGGATTGGGCGGCATTGCAACCCTACACGCAGTACGTCCCCTACTGCGCCAGCAAGGCGGCCCTGGTCGCGGTCAGCCAAGGGATGGCGCGAACCCTGGCCCCCGAGGTGCAAATCAACACCATCCTGCCCGGCCCGGTGATGTGGCCCGACGACCTGGGCCCGGCGGTGATGAAGAGCGTGATCCGCAACACGCCGCTCAAGCGCATCGGCACGCCGCAGGACATCGCCAACGCGGCCAAATTTCTCATCGAAGGCAGCGATTTCATGACCGGCTCGCTCGTCCACGTC encodes the following:
- a CDS encoding SDR family oxidoreductase — its product is MQVKGCTVLITGAAKRVGRVIALTLAAAGADILIHYNRSDKDAKALQALIRKKFKRTPGLLRGDLAKFSELKRLAEEAWKLRKKVDVLVNNASTFYPTPLGKVSEAQWEDLFNVNARAPFFLSEALGLKMKKRGKGKIVNIADWAALQPYTQYVPYCASKAALVAVSQGMARTLAPEVQINTILPGPVMWPDDLGPAVMKSVIRNTPLKRIGTPQDIANAAKFLIEGSDFMTGSLVHVDGGRHID
- a CDS encoding 7-cyano-7-deazaguanine synthase, which encodes MTMLSEQNPQAAGLCVLVSGGLDSAVLIQEGLDRGREVFPLYVATGFVWEEAELHWLRRLLAALAHPRLRELAVLRTPLGELFPGHWAFTGAGVPDAASRDEAVYLPARNLMLLTQAAVYAQARSLGEVWIGVLSANPFGDGQAAFFASFQETCRLGLPRPLKVEAPFRELSKAEVVARHPNFPYALTFSCIRPRGTEPCGDCNKCEERRKAFHALGIAAKMP